Proteins encoded in a region of the Oncorhynchus clarkii lewisi isolate Uvic-CL-2024 chromosome 18, UVic_Ocla_1.0, whole genome shotgun sequence genome:
- the LOC139372908 gene encoding synapse-associated protein 1-like encodes MFKGWGTWLGIENTSTTEESEVADVAVEEKIVQDQNEVNKQHEPPATEELGQEDGDTVQLISQQAKGFGGLIFNFASNATKKISNSVAETAHTIKKSVEEGNIDGIFDKTILGDFKKEQDKFVQEKKAKKSDTAVPPWVGYSEEETMQQQILALSADRRNFLRDPPAGVQFQFDSEQMYPIAMVMLQEDELLNRMRFDLVPKQVKEDVFWRNYFYRVSLIKQSAQLTALAAQQQAVDHREEQKTISPEGVSLTENTIRPKTPPVSISDIPKSGEQEEEENEISTSPGVSEFVSDAFDSCNIDHEDLRKEMEQLVLDKKEDAATPEEETADWEKELQAELQEYEVVTEADNKDDNWDKEIEKMLQSDE; translated from the exons ATGTTCAAAGGGTGGGGAACGTGGCTGGGTATAGAGAACACCTCGACGACAGAGGAGAGCGAAGTGGCTGACGTTGCTGTGGAGGAGAAAATTGTTCAAGACCAAAATGAAGTAAACAAACAACACGAACCTCCAGCAACAGAAGAACTGGGGCAGGAGGACGGAGACACCGTCCAACTCATCTCTCAGCAAGCTAAAGGATTCGGTG GCTTAATATTCAACTTTGCCAGCAATGCTACCAAGAAGATCTCCAACTCTGTGGCAGAGACCGCACACACCATCAAGAAGAGCGTGGAAGAAGGGAACATAGATGGAATTTTTGACAAG ACTATTTTGGGGGATTTCAAAAAAGAACAGGACAAATTTGTCCAAGAAAAGAAAGCTAAGAAATCAG ACACAGCTGTACCACCATGGGTTGGCTACAGTGAGGAGGAAACTATGCAGCAACAGATCCTGGCTTTGTCCGCT GACAGGAGGAACTTCCTGAGAGACCCACCAGCTGGAGTTCAGTTCCAGTTCGACTCTGAGCAGATGTATCCTATCGCCATGGTGATGCTGCAGGAAGATGAGCTACTGAACAGGATGCGCTTCGACCTGGTCCCCAAACA AGTGAAGGAGGATGTGTTCTGGAGGAACTACTTCTACCGTGTGTCCCTGATAAAGCAGTCGGCCCAGCTCACGGCCCTGGCAGCACAGCAGCAGGCTGTAgaccacagagaggagcagaagaCCATCAGCCCGGAGGGTGTCAGCCTCACAG AAAATACCATCAGACCAAAAACACCTCCAGTATCCATTAGTGACATTCCCAAGAGTGGAGAG caggaggaagaggagaatgaGATCTCCACCAGCCCTGGGGTCTCCGAGTTTGTGAGCGATGCCTTTGACTCCTGTAAcatcgaccatgaagacctgaggAAAGAaatggaacagctggtgctggaCAAGAAGGAGGACGCTGCAACTCCAGAGG aggagacagcagacTGGGAGAAGGAACTCCAGGCAGAGTTACAGGAGTATGAGGTGGTGACAGAGGCAGACAACAAAGATGACAACTGGGATAAAGAGATCGAGAAGATGCTTCAGTCGGACGAGTAG